The Halichondria panicea chromosome 17, odHalPani1.1, whole genome shotgun sequence DNA segment GCCATTGCATTTGTCCTCATTTGAGCATCATGGCGAAGTGGGTTAAGATCGGTCGGTTCACCGACCTTCCCAAAaaaagggcggctgattcatgagactagtgaATCAATTTTATAAATGGCTGCTTCATATGACTTCTCTGGGAAAAGAGCTCTAGTTACTGGAGCTGGGAAGGGTAAGAAATAACTGTACCTGCAACTGTAATTACATCCTGTGCATGCCTGAAGTAAGTTTGtagctgtgtacgtgtacagctAGCAACCCCAGTAGGCCCTGGCtagactcgctggccagtCCCATCATCACTTCTTGAGGattgggactggtcaactgccaATCTGCGAGTTGTTCTCATTACCGATCAGTAATGACCAATCACAGTGCAGAagcaatgtcatgtgacatatttCGCCCACGTAATTCGTTATAGTTGGGCTGGGTCTTATGTTGTGTTAGATAAACCACAGGACATAACTCACATTCACTTGATAGTTACGCAACTTTGGTCAACCGCACAAACCACAAGATGATGTCATGCAACTAATTAAAATTCCACTAGAACAACTCGCAAATtggcagttgaccagtcccaatCCTCAAGAAGTGATGATGGGactggccagcgagtctaGGCCCTGGCCTCGTACTTGAAAATACCACGTGGCCATTTATAACGATAGGATTTAATAGGTGCTCGAGGCTTCTCTCTTAATAGGGAGTTATTTTTGCATTGTGGTCTGTatctagtctcgcgagcatgCATCCGTCGGATTGCTGCTCGCGAGAGTAGTCTGTATCAACATTACACCACATTACCAGGTCTTTTAAGGATTCTAAATTGACACAGCTACATAACATCACCTTGCAGGGATTGGCAGAGGACTAGTGATTGCCTTGATGCGATATGGAGCTGAGGTAATTGCACTCAGTAGAACCCAGGCTGACCTGGACTCACTCAAGGAAGAGGTGAGCAAATGTAATCATCCACCAGTCATGAGTGGTGTAATTATCCCTACAGTAATTATTGCACAGACTAAGTGTTACTTTTGACGTTAGGACAATTCTGTCTCTAATAGGGtgctagaatgttttgcgagtaccaaacatatgcaaacttgctgattcgcaacaataaaatcgcaacaCCTAAATTTGTATGAGTAAAAATACACACAATTCTTGCCAGAACGTattaatagttagatcgcaaaaggtCAATCTTTCTGATGATTtagctcatttgcaaaggtttaattctagtaatacggtatataacaGGGTATACAAAATTATGTACGCATGATTATTGAGCATCTTCATCTGTGTCCGGACATCACTTATGAGATCTCAATGTTATGCACTTAAATAACTTTCCTACAACTGATAATGTGTACAGTAGCTATGGTGCAGCACCCTTGCAGGTGAAAGGGCTTATCACAGTGTGTGCTGATGTTAGTGACATGGCAACGGTGAAGGCAGAGCTCTCCAAACTGAGACCTATCCATCTTCTGGTCAACAATGCTGGCGTGGGGCAGCTACAGCACTTCTTGGATGTTACACCTGAATCATATGATAGGTACATAATGTAATACTGTATtataccgagattacgcccaccagaattgcatgctacaaagcagcGGTACAGGTAGGATGGGTTTCAAAAACAGTagtcgaaattaagcccacccagtgtttgcctcgaaattacgcccactcattaagTATTTTTTTGTCTGCGTCTGAGACCTGCCAGCTCTTGAAATACAATACAACAATATAGTAATGCATGGGTAAAGTAGATAGGTATAAAGAAAAGTATATAAGTCAAAATTCTGCATCAGAAGGTTGTTCCTTGTCACTGCCAGTCTTCAATGGAGattcagagaagattgtccCTGTCTCTCACACTTGCAAATAGCTCACATTTATAAATAGGAGTAATTATTGGATCTAGCTGTTCATAGCTAACCAGCTTACACAAGAAACTGCTAAACCTTTTCTTGACAACTGCTCACTGACAATGCATCACTTCCTGGTGGGCATATTCTCGAGGCAAATTAGCCTatgcaggaactttcactTAAAAGTggagggtgggcgtaatctcggttgAATACGGTATACGTACAACCATTGATCACTCAGATGATTATAACCCAACAATTGCAGGATTATGGATATAAATTTAAAAGCAGTCATGTTTATCTCACAAGTGAGTATACCGCAGCAGTCACAATACcataccaagagttcatgGTAGTACTAACAGATCACTTGTTCaagctattataattacttGTCTTTTTGTCAGTTCATAGCCCGAGGTATGGTGGAAGGGGGCGTGGAAGGTTCCATTGTTAATGTCTCCAGTCAGGCTTCTCAGTGCGCACTTAAGGAGCACACTGTCTATTGTAAGCCGACATAGTTACAGCTAGTACCGGCCAGTATAAATATAGTGATTTACATGATTTACAATGTTACTTACTGCTCAGTCGGCCAATTTccagtatgtacatgtacgtatcagggctgcattgagggggggcgAGGGGGTAATTCTCCCCCCCTGGGCATAGTTTcgccaccccccccccctaggatctggtagattcatttgtactgctataattctgatgactttgcccctcctacatttttaaattgcccaattcgccccccccctgatccaaaatcctggatgcagccctgcgTATTACATGATTTActtactgtatgtacatgtacgtaccacaTAGCCATTTTGCCAATATTTCCGCCACTATTACTACATTATTGTAGCATCTATGTACGGTATCTATTACATGACTTGCATGCAGGTACTGCAAAGGCTGGATTAGATATGCTTACTAAAATGATGTCATTGGAGCTTGGACCTCACAAGGTGAGCTTGTGCCTGTTCCTGTAT contains these protein-coding regions:
- the LOC135350909 gene encoding L-xylulose reductase-like, whose product is MAASYDFSGKRALVTGAGKGIGRGLVIALMRYGAEVIALSRTQADLDSLKEEVKGLITVCADVSDMATVKAELSKLRPIHLLVNNAGVGQLQHFLDVTPESYDRIMDINLKAVMFISQFIARGMVEGGVEGSIVNVSSQASQCALKEHTVYCTAKAGLDMLTKMMSLELGPHKIRVNAVNPTVVMTNMGRLGWSDSKKAGPMLDRIPMGRFAEVEEIVNPILFLLSDQSSMVNGTTLPIDGGFLAS